From Camelina sativa cultivar DH55 chromosome 20, Cs, whole genome shotgun sequence, the proteins below share one genomic window:
- the LOC104770386 gene encoding NADH-cytochrome b5 reductase-like protein — MATTFFRRLARSAPIAFPVALGSQSKAGSGAFRFSAGAIAALSGGFSYYYLASGNNLVYLDQAKEETGPKTALNPDKWLEFKLQDTARVSHNTQLFRFSFEPSAELGLHVASCLLTRAPLGYNAEGKTKYVIRPYTPISDPEAKGYFDLLIKVYPDGKMSQHFASLKPGDVLEVKGPVEKFKYSPNMKKHIGMIAGGSGITPMLQVIDAIVKNPEDNTQISLLYANVSPDDILLKQKLDVLQANHPNLKIFYTVDNPTKNWKGGVGYVSKDMALKGLPLPADDTLILVCGPPGMMEHISGGKAPDWSQGEVKGVLKELGYTEQMVFKF; from the exons ATGGCAACCACCTTCTTCCGGCGACTCGCTAGGTCAGCTCCGATCGCATTCCCCGTCGCACTTGGATCCCAAAGCAAAGCTGGTTCTGGCGCTTTCCGATTCTCTGCCGGTGCGATCGCGGCACTCTCCGGCGGATTCTCTTACTATTACTTAGCATCCGGCAACAATCTG GTTTATCTGGATCAAGCTAAGGAAGAGACTGGACCAAAAACAG CTCTAAACCCTGATAAATGGCTCGAGTTCAAGCTTCAAGACACTGCTAGAGTTAGCCACAACACCCAGTTGTTCAG GTTCTCATTTGAGCCCTCGGCTGAATTGGGTCTACATGTTGCTTCTTGTCTCCTGACAAG GGCTCCTTTAGGCTATAATGCTGaagggaaaacaaaatatgtcATTAGACC TTACACTCCTATCTCTGACCCAGAGGCTAAGGGCTATTTTGATTTACTGATTAAG GTATATCCAGACGGAAAAATGAGTCAACATTTTGCCAGCTTAAAACCCGGGGATGTGTTGGAAGTAAAAGG ACCCGTTGAAAAGTTCAAATATTCGCCGAATATGAAGAAACATATTGGCATG atTGCTGGTGGAAGTGGGATTACTCCAATGCTTCAAGTGATTGATGCCATTGTGAAGAATCCCGAGGACAACACGCAG ATATCATTGCTTTATGCCAATGTTTCTCCAGATGATATACTTCTGAAGCAGAAGCTTGATGTACTTCAGGCTAACCACCCAAATTTGAAG ATATTCTACACTGTTGACAATCCTACTAAAAACTGGAAAGGAGGAGTAGGTTACGTTTCAAAGGATATGGCTCTAAAAGGCTTACCTCTTCCTGCAGACGACACTCTTATCCTT GTATGTGGTCCTCCTGGGATGATGGAGCATATATCTGGAGGCAAAGCTCCAGACTGGTCACAAGGAGAG